One genomic segment of Rubripirellula amarantea includes these proteins:
- a CDS encoding sodium:solute symporter family protein — translation MILTTIDYVVIAAYFVVTIGIGLWFRSRASKDISEYFISGRSLPWWVAGTSMVATTFAADTPLAVTGLTIQHGLAGNWVWWSFALGGMVTVFIYSRLWRRSGVMTDVELVEMRYSGKPAALLRGSRAIYISMIVNPIIIGWVTSAMYTVLNETILYQVPASSLEVSLFGESALAYRPWIIIFATLALVGVYGMMSGMWGVAVADALQFCLAMFGCAALAWLAIGHFGGARELEARVVENFGEGGTAAFDLIPDFTGENAWMPVHVFLLLLLVQWWATWYPGAEPGGGGYVVQRMASCKDERHSLLATLWFQIAHYCVRPWPWLIVALAALAMYPDLRQGELADPAFDSGVGFPRVMRDLSPAGLRGLLTVTFFAAFMSTLSTQMNWGASYLVRDVYQRFLRPEATERQLTKASRFASLIVLIGGGVASVLMFGKSVDAAWQLLLALGAGTGAVFMLRWFWWRINAWSEIVSMFGSLVFFISVGPAFSAMGMDAPGPEVKMFFVALLTIVLWVLVTFLTPPESDSTLDAFYRKVRPGGPFWKPVAERNPGVNVDQDLVMSLLAAICATGIVYSVLPGIGNLIFGHYAAAFTCGAFALVFSIIVAILVRRLTQSDETAGSPK, via the coding sequence ATGATTTTGACAACGATTGACTACGTTGTGATAGCCGCCTACTTCGTGGTCACGATCGGAATTGGTTTGTGGTTTCGATCGCGAGCCAGCAAGGACATTTCAGAATACTTCATCTCGGGACGATCGCTCCCCTGGTGGGTCGCTGGCACGTCGATGGTGGCGACCACGTTCGCCGCCGATACGCCGCTCGCGGTAACCGGGCTAACGATCCAGCACGGCTTAGCGGGTAACTGGGTTTGGTGGTCATTCGCGCTCGGCGGAATGGTAACCGTCTTTATCTACTCGAGGTTGTGGCGTCGTTCCGGAGTGATGACCGACGTCGAGCTTGTTGAGATGCGTTACTCGGGGAAGCCAGCAGCGTTGCTTCGCGGTTCACGCGCGATCTACATCTCGATGATCGTTAATCCAATCATTATCGGATGGGTCACGTCAGCGATGTACACGGTGTTGAACGAGACGATCCTATACCAGGTTCCTGCATCGAGCCTAGAAGTATCGCTTTTTGGTGAAAGCGCTCTCGCATATCGACCGTGGATCATCATCTTTGCGACGCTTGCGTTAGTGGGTGTGTACGGGATGATGTCGGGCATGTGGGGTGTTGCGGTCGCAGATGCGTTGCAGTTCTGCTTGGCCATGTTCGGTTGCGCGGCGCTAGCGTGGTTGGCGATCGGACATTTTGGCGGCGCTCGGGAACTGGAAGCACGAGTGGTCGAGAATTTTGGCGAGGGCGGCACTGCCGCTTTCGATTTGATTCCTGACTTCACGGGCGAAAACGCGTGGATGCCGGTGCACGTGTTCCTGCTCTTGTTGCTGGTGCAGTGGTGGGCCACTTGGTATCCCGGTGCCGAACCCGGCGGTGGCGGATACGTGGTCCAACGGATGGCGTCTTGCAAGGACGAGCGGCATTCGTTGTTGGCGACCCTTTGGTTTCAGATCGCTCACTATTGCGTTCGTCCATGGCCCTGGTTAATCGTGGCGCTGGCAGCCTTGGCGATGTACCCGGATTTACGGCAAGGTGAGTTAGCGGATCCTGCTTTTGACTCGGGAGTCGGCTTTCCCCGAGTGATGCGCGATTTGAGTCCGGCGGGTTTGCGGGGCTTGTTGACGGTCACGTTTTTCGCCGCATTCATGTCAACCTTAAGCACCCAAATGAACTGGGGAGCGTCGTATCTTGTTCGCGACGTCTATCAACGTTTTTTACGCCCCGAGGCCACGGAACGTCAATTAACCAAGGCCTCGCGGTTTGCGTCGCTGATTGTCTTAATCGGAGGCGGTGTCGCGTCGGTGTTGATGTTTGGCAAGTCGGTCGATGCAGCATGGCAATTACTGCTGGCGCTCGGCGCGGGCACTGGCGCTGTCTTCATGCTGCGTTGGTTTTGGTGGCGAATCAATGCTTGGAGTGAAATTGTCTCGATGTTTGGTTCGCTGGTGTTTTTCATCTCAGTAGGACCTGCCTTCAGTGCGATGGGCATGGACGCACCAGGACCGGAGGTCAAAATGTTTTTCGTTGCTTTGCTAACGATCGTGTTGTGGGTATTGGTGACATTCTTGACTCCGCCGGAAAGCGACAGCACGCTGGATGCGTTTTATCGAAAGGTGCGTCCCGGAGGCCCGTTTTGGAAACCAGTCGCCGAACGCAATCCCGGCGTGAATGTGGACCAGGACCTCGTGATGTCCTTGCTTGCGGCGATTTGCGCCACCGGAATTGTCTATTCGGTGCTACCCGGAATTGGAAACCTAATCTTCGGTCACTACGCCGCGGCATTTACCTGCGGTGCGTTTGCGTTAGTGTTCTCGATCATTGTCGCGATCCTAGTGCGTCGGCTCACGCAATCTGACGAAACGGCCGGTAGTCCTAAATAG
- the nagB gene encoding glucosamine-6-phosphate deaminase, which produces MSFQDSNVTERDGDQPGSIAFRIFADSKSASSAVATEIASLIRTRASQGKTCVLGLVAGSSPIDVYVELVRMHREEGLSFANVTTFNLDEYLPMEPDGPQSYVRFMNENLFSHIDMRPENIHIPDGTLATEQVADFCRRYEGMIAEAGGIDIQVLGINRTGHIGFNEPGSDLRSRTRMITLDNVTRTDAASDFFGIENVPRRAITMGVGTIMEARRILLLAFGDNKASIVARTIEGGVDPSVPATFLQLHDQAEFIIDSGAASALSHVIAPWSCGDVVWDRAMVRRAVIGLSQEVGKPILMLTDAHYNQHGLQGLLAEYGSAYEINLQVFRQLQATITGWPAGKPEHAKQAGDRPSVGDDVFPKRILAFSPHPDDDVVSMGGTLIRLAGQGHDVHVAYQTSGNIAVFDDDALRFADFITQYCEEFSISSPRIDELDSAITQSLRNKDPNQVDSDEVRRIKGLIRRGEAIAGARVCGIPEEKLHFMNLPFYETGRVQKGHVTEKDVQLTVDLMREIQPHQIYAAGDLSDPHGTHRTCLDIIFKACRECQNDDWMKSCDVWLYRGAWQEWGPHEIEMAVPLSPQEVDKKRVAIFKHESQKDRAMFPGSDMREFWQRAEARNADTARVYDALGMAQYQAMEGFVRWKRD; this is translated from the coding sequence ATGTCGTTTCAAGATTCAAACGTGACCGAGCGAGACGGTGACCAACCCGGAAGTATCGCTTTCCGCATCTTTGCCGATTCCAAGAGCGCCAGTTCAGCCGTGGCGACCGAGATTGCGTCGTTGATTCGGACACGAGCATCACAAGGCAAGACTTGCGTTTTGGGACTGGTTGCGGGATCGTCGCCTATTGATGTCTATGTCGAACTCGTCCGAATGCATCGCGAGGAAGGGCTTTCGTTTGCCAACGTGACGACGTTCAATTTGGACGAGTACTTGCCAATGGAGCCTGATGGCCCGCAGAGTTACGTTCGATTCATGAACGAAAACTTGTTCAGTCACATCGACATGCGTCCCGAGAATATCCACATACCCGATGGTACGCTGGCTACGGAACAGGTTGCCGATTTCTGTCGTCGTTACGAAGGTATGATCGCGGAAGCGGGTGGAATCGACATTCAAGTATTAGGCATCAACCGGACCGGCCATATTGGGTTTAATGAGCCCGGATCAGATCTCAGGTCGCGGACACGAATGATCACGCTTGACAACGTGACGCGAACGGATGCCGCTAGCGATTTTTTTGGGATCGAGAATGTGCCGCGACGGGCCATCACGATGGGCGTCGGCACCATCATGGAGGCTCGTCGAATTCTACTGCTCGCGTTTGGAGACAACAAAGCGAGCATCGTTGCTCGCACCATCGAAGGTGGCGTCGATCCTTCCGTGCCTGCGACGTTTCTTCAATTGCACGATCAAGCCGAATTTATCATCGACAGTGGTGCAGCTTCGGCACTATCGCATGTGATCGCACCTTGGTCCTGTGGTGATGTGGTGTGGGATCGGGCGATGGTTCGCCGAGCGGTGATCGGGTTGTCTCAAGAAGTCGGTAAACCCATCTTGATGTTGACGGACGCTCATTACAACCAACATGGTCTGCAAGGATTGTTGGCCGAGTATGGAAGCGCCTATGAAATCAACTTGCAAGTTTTCCGGCAACTGCAAGCGACGATCACGGGTTGGCCGGCGGGCAAACCCGAACACGCTAAACAAGCGGGTGACCGCCCTTCGGTGGGCGATGATGTATTCCCGAAAAGGATCCTCGCGTTTTCTCCGCATCCCGACGACGACGTCGTTTCGATGGGCGGAACCCTGATCCGTTTGGCTGGCCAGGGCCACGATGTGCACGTTGCTTATCAGACCTCCGGCAATATCGCGGTGTTCGACGACGACGCGCTTCGGTTTGCTGACTTTATCACTCAGTACTGCGAAGAGTTCAGCATCAGTAGCCCGCGGATTGACGAGCTTGATTCGGCAATCACCCAGTCGCTTCGAAACAAAGATCCCAACCAGGTCGACAGTGACGAAGTGCGCCGAATCAAAGGGTTGATCCGCCGCGGCGAAGCCATTGCCGGAGCCCGGGTGTGTGGTATCCCCGAGGAAAAATTGCACTTCATGAATCTTCCGTTTTACGAAACCGGTCGTGTCCAGAAAGGGCATGTCACGGAGAAGGACGTCCAATTGACGGTTGATTTGATGCGAGAGATCCAACCACACCAAATTTATGCCGCCGGCGATCTGTCGGACCCGCATGGAACGCATCGAACGTGTCTCGACATCATCTTCAAAGCCTGTCGTGAATGTCAGAATGACGATTGGATGAAGTCCTGCGATGTGTGGCTGTATCGAGGTGCATGGCAAGAATGGGGACCGCACGAAATCGAGATGGCCGTTCCGTTGAGTCCTCAAGAGGTCGATAAGAAACGCGTCGCCATCTTCAAACACGAATCGCAGAAAGATCGAGCAATGTTTCCTGGATCGGACATGCGAGAATTCTGGCAGCGTGCGGAGGCTCGAAACGCTGACACCGCAAGAGTCTACGATGCCTTGGGGATGGCTCAATATCAAGCGATGGAAGGCTTCGTTCGCTGGAAACGCGACTAA
- a CDS encoding ROK family protein — protein sequence MSESNAATELDANRNAPIYLGIDLGGTSIKLALVREEKIVALEQVLTKDFLGPREVFEFALSFAKRQIETLGYQFDQLQAAGLAAPGVLAPDVDELREVANLSAWTNVSLTDVATRILEKPVVLLNDANAAALAEYKARDLDGRSLALVTLGTGIGCGLLLNGVPHCGDSGIGGELGHVVIDAADHAWLCGCGKRGHVEAYAGAGGVVRIAKEMLRDNPGSVLHQDIDDLSPYLIAQAAEQGDATAVEIVCQTARYVGHAVSILCHIADPSYVLFGGAMDFGGPESTVGLRFLDVVRQTVVKQSLVQVGEHLHIEFATLGKDAGVIGAALFAEQARETSSEAWDAASSSLLKNTTSFAEQGT from the coding sequence GTGTCTGAATCTAACGCCGCGACCGAATTAGATGCGAATCGGAACGCACCCATTTATCTGGGCATCGATCTAGGTGGAACGTCGATCAAGCTTGCCTTGGTTCGTGAAGAAAAGATCGTCGCGCTGGAACAGGTGCTGACGAAAGACTTCCTAGGACCGCGAGAGGTGTTTGAGTTTGCCCTGTCCTTTGCGAAACGCCAAATCGAGACTTTGGGGTACCAGTTCGATCAACTGCAAGCGGCTGGCTTGGCTGCCCCCGGAGTGCTTGCCCCGGACGTGGATGAGCTACGGGAAGTGGCCAATTTGTCTGCGTGGACGAATGTTTCACTCACCGACGTCGCAACGCGAATCCTCGAGAAGCCAGTGGTGTTGTTGAACGATGCCAACGCGGCGGCCCTTGCCGAGTACAAGGCTCGCGATCTTGACGGTCGCTCGTTAGCCTTGGTGACGCTTGGTACCGGAATTGGTTGTGGACTGCTTCTCAACGGCGTTCCTCATTGCGGCGATTCGGGGATCGGCGGCGAACTAGGACACGTCGTGATCGATGCTGCCGACCATGCTTGGCTTTGCGGTTGCGGCAAGCGCGGGCACGTCGAAGCCTACGCCGGTGCCGGTGGTGTCGTTAGGATTGCTAAGGAAATGCTGCGAGACAATCCGGGCAGTGTGCTTCATCAAGACATCGATGACTTGAGTCCGTACCTGATTGCTCAAGCTGCCGAACAGGGCGACGCAACCGCAGTCGAAATCGTTTGCCAAACCGCTCGGTATGTCGGGCATGCAGTGTCTATCCTTTGCCATATCGCTGATCCATCCTACGTCTTGTTCGGCGGTGCGATGGATTTCGGAGGTCCGGAATCGACGGTTGGGCTACGGTTCTTGGACGTTGTCCGACAAACGGTGGTCAAGCAATCGTTGGTGCAAGTCGGCGAGCACTTGCACATCGAGTTTGCCACGCTGGGCAAGGATGCGGGAGTGATCGGAGCCGCCTTGTTCGCTGAGCAGGCCCGAGAGACGTCGTCGGAAGCTTGGGATGCAGCATCGTCGAGCCTGTTGAAGAACACCACCTCATTCGCGGAGCAAGGAACGTGA
- a CDS encoding purple acid phosphatase family protein, which produces MIQCIGLGGRYVFSASETESDIYGFLFFDLGYPEILAQRIDDAGAIICLVAAVVIAINAAINTRLTRIFDTVAAISVSSWVITMALAHMVRGGLYAELALGEYAVRIAAPIALVLLNRESVTGNEKHRHAPAMQVMIYAVAATFLVHGYKAVQCYGPFTDLILLTDANTLRLNFEQSLVENALVAIGAIDVLLAGLLLITRLPAIAFYMAFWGALTAISRMTAFGLSAWPETIVRSANAGVPLALAFCLVFTQKEVLKLSMPTQKVLSTFLAVAALGIGAALATSASADAPLQGTQPAHYRVIWTDDPATTATISWSTAERGSDHRVNFHERADPSNQGIAMAASGRFTGGEVELYYHHARLTDLKPSTAYEVQMISDGEESPLLYFETAPSDDRPFSLLHGGDSRSDQKARRGVNAMIAKLVADSHENDVPSDDIIALAHGGDYIVSGNKMNLWSMWLSDHELTIGTDGRMLPIIPARGNHDHGKPFNEVFAFPDDDKNYYGISLGSEVRFVTLNSEISTAGTQAKWLDKELESARGSHRWLLAQYHRPVYPAVKNPGAGLQSWVPLFEKHNVDLVCEADGHNIKRTLPIRNNKHDKTGVVYIGEGGLGVPQRTPKTDRWFLQSPGMADKGDHVFILTFEADTLTGKCLMVKGDVRDQFVLNRRD; this is translated from the coding sequence TTGATCCAGTGTATCGGTTTGGGCGGACGTTATGTCTTTTCGGCTAGCGAAACCGAAAGCGATATCTATGGTTTTTTATTCTTCGACCTAGGTTACCCCGAGATCCTAGCCCAAAGAATTGACGACGCGGGAGCGATCATCTGCCTAGTGGCCGCAGTAGTGATCGCTATCAATGCGGCGATTAACACTCGACTGACTCGGATTTTCGATACGGTCGCGGCAATATCGGTTTCGAGTTGGGTCATAACCATGGCGCTTGCCCATATGGTTCGGGGCGGGCTCTACGCTGAACTGGCTTTAGGCGAGTACGCTGTTCGAATTGCTGCACCCATCGCTTTAGTTTTGCTCAATCGAGAGAGCGTGACCGGTAACGAAAAGCATCGGCACGCGCCGGCGATGCAAGTCATGATCTACGCCGTTGCAGCCACTTTCCTGGTGCACGGGTATAAAGCGGTTCAATGCTATGGCCCCTTTACCGACTTGATCTTGTTGACTGATGCCAATACCTTGAGATTGAACTTCGAGCAGTCCCTTGTCGAGAATGCCCTCGTGGCCATTGGTGCCATCGATGTTCTGCTCGCTGGCTTGTTGCTAATCACACGCCTACCCGCGATCGCCTTTTACATGGCTTTTTGGGGAGCACTCACCGCGATTAGCCGGATGACCGCGTTTGGTTTATCCGCTTGGCCCGAAACAATCGTTCGGTCAGCTAACGCTGGCGTTCCGCTTGCCCTCGCCTTCTGTCTCGTTTTCACGCAAAAAGAAGTGCTGAAACTGTCCATGCCCACTCAAAAAGTACTTTCGACATTCTTGGCCGTCGCTGCCCTTGGTATCGGAGCTGCACTTGCAACATCGGCATCCGCAGATGCTCCACTTCAAGGCACTCAACCCGCACACTACCGTGTGATCTGGACAGACGATCCTGCTACCACGGCAACGATATCATGGAGCACCGCCGAGCGTGGGTCGGATCATCGCGTGAACTTCCATGAGCGAGCCGACCCGAGCAACCAAGGAATCGCAATGGCTGCTAGCGGTCGTTTCACCGGTGGTGAAGTCGAACTCTACTACCATCACGCTCGCTTAACCGACTTAAAGCCTTCGACGGCCTATGAAGTTCAAATGATCAGCGACGGCGAAGAGTCTCCGTTGCTGTACTTCGAGACGGCACCTTCAGACGATCGTCCATTCAGCCTGTTGCATGGCGGAGATTCACGTAGTGATCAGAAAGCTCGTCGGGGCGTGAATGCGATGATCGCGAAACTGGTCGCAGATTCTCATGAGAACGATGTACCCTCAGACGACATTATTGCGTTGGCTCATGGCGGGGACTACATCGTCAGCGGAAACAAAATGAACCTTTGGTCGATGTGGTTATCAGATCACGAACTGACAATCGGGACCGACGGTCGCATGTTGCCAATCATTCCCGCTCGCGGAAACCATGATCACGGTAAACCCTTCAACGAAGTGTTTGCATTCCCAGATGACGACAAGAACTACTATGGCATCAGCCTGGGTTCAGAGGTTCGGTTCGTGACGCTCAATTCCGAAATCAGCACAGCAGGCACGCAAGCTAAGTGGCTTGATAAGGAACTCGAATCCGCACGGGGCTCACACCGCTGGTTACTCGCTCAGTACCATCGACCGGTTTATCCGGCGGTGAAGAATCCAGGCGCTGGCTTGCAGAGCTGGGTGCCGTTGTTCGAGAAGCATAACGTTGACTTAGTTTGCGAAGCGGACGGACACAACATCAAGCGGACGCTCCCCATACGTAACAACAAGCATGACAAAACCGGCGTCGTTTACATTGGCGAAGGCGGTCTCGGCGTGCCACAGCGCACTCCCAAGACCGACCGCTGGTTCTTGCAATCACCCGGAATGGCGGACAAGGGAGACCACGTTTTCATACTTACGTTCGAAGCGGACACGCTGACCGGTAAGTGCCTGATGGTCAAAGGTGACGTCCGCGATCAATTCGTTCTGAATCGCCGCGATTGA
- a CDS encoding Gfo/Idh/MocA family protein, producing the protein MNLSQRLLPSLQWLCVFSIVAISAFASADDSETLRVGVIGLDTSHVPAFTKELNQTPANPELRNCRVVAAYPYGSRTIESSYNRIPKFTEEVQSLGVEIVDSIDELLKRVDCVLLETNDGGPHLKQALEVFRAGKPVFIDKPTGSNLSEVVAIFKAAEHYQVPMFSASSLRYSKGAQAIRGGKVGDVLGCNTYSPCTLEPSHTDLFWYGIHGVELLYTCMGPNCQLVRHTSTQDREVVVGVWNNERIGIYYGMRKGPHGYGGTVFGDKATEPIGKYDGYQPLLLEIAKFFRTRKPPIDASETIEIYAFMQAASLSKERGGEAVMIEEVINTANQEANVLLDGQLHPNK; encoded by the coding sequence ATGAACCTATCTCAACGTCTACTACCGAGTTTGCAGTGGCTTTGTGTCTTCAGCATCGTTGCGATCAGTGCGTTTGCAAGCGCAGATGACTCCGAGACACTTCGAGTGGGTGTCATTGGACTCGACACATCCCACGTTCCGGCGTTCACCAAAGAATTGAACCAAACCCCGGCCAACCCAGAACTTCGAAACTGCCGCGTTGTCGCAGCGTATCCCTATGGCAGCCGCACGATTGAATCAAGCTACAACCGCATTCCAAAATTTACCGAGGAAGTTCAATCGCTTGGCGTAGAGATCGTAGATTCGATCGACGAACTACTCAAACGCGTCGATTGCGTGTTGTTGGAAACAAATGACGGCGGGCCACACTTAAAACAAGCGCTTGAAGTATTTCGTGCCGGCAAACCTGTTTTCATCGACAAGCCAACCGGTTCAAACCTTTCGGAAGTTGTCGCGATCTTTAAGGCGGCGGAGCATTATCAGGTTCCGATGTTCTCAGCTTCTTCACTTCGATATAGCAAAGGTGCACAAGCGATACGCGGCGGAAAAGTGGGCGATGTCCTGGGTTGCAATACCTATAGCCCTTGCACGTTAGAGCCTTCTCATACCGATTTGTTCTGGTACGGGATTCATGGCGTCGAACTGCTCTACACCTGCATGGGACCGAATTGCCAATTGGTGCGTCATACCTCCACCCAAGATCGCGAGGTCGTTGTCGGTGTTTGGAACAACGAGCGAATAGGGATCTATTACGGCATGCGGAAAGGTCCTCATGGTTACGGCGGCACAGTTTTTGGCGATAAGGCAACTGAACCGATCGGCAAGTACGACGGGTATCAACCCTTGCTATTGGAGATCGCCAAGTTCTTCCGTACCCGAAAGCCTCCGATCGATGCATCCGAAACCATCGAGATCTATGCCTTCATGCAAGCCGCGTCGCTAAGCAAAGAACGTGGTGGGGAAGCGGTCATGATCGAGGAAGTCATCAACACCGCCAATCAAGAGGCAAACGTTTTACTCGATGGCCAATTACATCCTAACAAGTAG
- a CDS encoding response regulator has protein sequence MEMKPENQVLLVEDNPDDVELTRESFRRTDRRLNLSHVGNGIECLKFLRKTEGYEDAPTPDLILLDLNMPIMDGREVLRALADDDQLKRHRVVVLTTSSSNTDLLVCHSFGCNAYVVKPVDVHEFQVIVNSICDFWFDAAMAPEIP, from the coding sequence ATGGAAATGAAACCAGAAAATCAAGTTCTGCTTGTCGAAGACAACCCGGATGATGTCGAGCTAACGCGCGAGAGCTTTCGTAGAACCGATCGTCGCCTCAACCTATCGCACGTTGGCAACGGAATTGAATGTCTGAAGTTTCTACGCAAAACCGAGGGCTACGAAGACGCGCCGACGCCTGATTTGATTCTGCTGGACCTGAACATGCCGATCATGGATGGTCGTGAAGTTCTGCGTGCCCTTGCTGACGATGACCAACTCAAACGACATCGTGTCGTTGTGCTGACGACCTCAAGTTCAAACACGGATTTGTTGGTATGTCACAGCTTCGGGTGCAATGCCTACGTGGTAAAACCCGTCGACGTCCACGAATTCCAAGTCATCGTAAATTCGATCTGCGATTTTTGGTTCGATGCGGCGATGGCACCTGAAATCCCTTAG